The DNA sequence TATTAGGTGGAATTGCAGATGAGGCTTTACCACATTCTCGAGTGTATTTAGAAATGATTTGCGAAGAGCAAACAGCTATTCTCATCACACGTAGTGTCTTAAAGGATGAGGTAGATGTGAAGTTATTAGCCGCTTTAGAAGCATTAGTTCAACAACAACGAGGCGTATTCGAATCAGTAATTGATGGTGATTTAATGAAACTAACGTTAAAATTTAAAAAATAAAAAGATATTAAGGATAATCCTACTATTGAGATTATCCTTTTTATATTTGATAGAAAAAGAGGAGAACTCAAAAGTAGATTCATTTTTGAAGGAATGGGGCGAATATAATGTCATAAAAATCCTATTTAGTCAGGAAACCTGCTAAAGTTCAAAATAACAAATTAATTTTATTATTTTCTAAAGATTAGTTTAAATGTGAGAATGATTGCATAGGAAGGGGGTTAAAAGATAATGGCATCGTGATATGCTACAATAAGGAAGAGATTCGATAAGAAGGTGAAATCATGAAAGAGAAAGTTTATTATATTCGTGGAGCAGAAGAATGACGTGAGAAGAGTCTACGTGCAGCAAAGCTAGTTCGTGCGTTAAATACGCATGATTTGGAAGATGATGCAGGAAAGGAAATCCTGATTCGTGAGTTATTTTGAACTGTTGGAAGTAGCCCATGTATTGAAGATAATTTTCACTGCGATTTAGGGATAAACATTCATGTAGGAGATAATTTTTATGCTGGATTTAATTGTACTATTTTAGATATGGCAGAGGTTCGAATCGGTAATAATTGCATGTTTGGTCCAAATGTAAGCCTATACACAGCGGGTCATAATATTGCACCAAAACGACGTAATAAAGATGGATATGGGATTCCAATTACGATTGGAAATGATTTCTGGATTGGTGGAAGTTGTGTCATTTTACCAGGTGTGAGTA is a window from the Turicibacter bilis genome containing:
- a CDS encoding DapH/DapD/GlmU-related protein, whose amino-acid sequence is MFGPNVSLYTAGHNIAPKRRNKDGYGIPITIGNDFWIGGSCVILPGVSIGDNSIIAAGSVVTKDVPENVIVAGNPAKILKSIEE